One Streptomyces sp. P9-A2 DNA window includes the following coding sequences:
- a CDS encoding TetR/AcrR family transcriptional regulator: MTGTQTAGRRYGGRDAAQRQQERRTRLIQAGLDMFGTVGYASASVKQVCSRAGLTERYFYESFRDREDLLAGVYNELITTISAETAQAAAAAAPDVDAQLRAGLEVFIRKLAGDARMARLVLIEVVGASPRLEVRRREVLHEFAAMVAAVVGPPPGPEASSSRLTMTAMSLVGGVNELLVDWTLGHQNATVEELIDLCYTLFTAAYRAISDQP, translated from the coding sequence ATGACCGGCACACAGACCGCCGGGCGGCGCTACGGCGGACGCGATGCGGCGCAACGACAGCAGGAGCGCCGCACCCGCCTCATCCAGGCGGGCCTCGACATGTTCGGCACGGTTGGATACGCCTCAGCCTCCGTCAAGCAGGTGTGCTCGCGTGCCGGACTGACCGAGCGCTACTTCTACGAGTCATTCCGCGACCGCGAAGACCTTCTCGCCGGGGTCTACAACGAGCTGATCACTACGATCAGCGCCGAAACCGCGCAGGCCGCAGCCGCTGCCGCACCCGATGTCGACGCCCAGCTGCGCGCCGGCCTCGAGGTGTTCATCCGCAAACTGGCCGGTGACGCCCGCATGGCCCGCCTGGTGCTCATCGAGGTCGTGGGCGCCAGCCCCCGCCTCGAAGTACGCCGCCGTGAGGTCCTGCACGAATTCGCCGCAATGGTCGCCGCCGTCGTCGGACCGCCCCCTGGCCCGGAAGCCTCCTCCAGCCGGCTCACCATGACCGCGATGAGCCTGGTCGGCGGAGTCAACGAACTCCTCGTGGACTGGACGCTCGGCCACCAGAACGCCACTGTCGAAGAGCTGATCGACCTTTGCTACACCCTGTTCACCGCGGCCTACCGAGCCATCAGCGATCAGCCCTGA
- a CDS encoding SDR family oxidoreductase: MAAPPKYPYTFSRRDRDRLSGTEPLTGRVIVVTGAGRGIGRAVAARLAAAGAAVAIGDLDAELAVETAGAIGAHAGGRLLGLSLDVTDTHSFEDFLRTVETQLGPIDVLINNAGIMWVGPFEEEPEEAALRQFDVNVHGVLRGMKLVIPGMRKRGRGHVVNIASAASKVAPAGEATYAATKHAIHGYSTAVRAELRGTGVYVSLVMPGVVDTELAVGTATGPTRRLTADQVANAVLDVVLRPRFEVFIPRQVATLTRLAALLPGRARDALHHLLVPDQLAALSDRSVRAAYEQRTRTARCPEG, translated from the coding sequence GTGGCAGCACCGCCCAAATACCCGTACACGTTCAGCCGGAGAGACCGCGACAGGCTCTCCGGCACAGAACCGCTGACCGGCCGAGTGATCGTGGTCACCGGGGCGGGCCGCGGAATCGGGCGTGCCGTCGCAGCCCGGCTCGCCGCAGCCGGAGCCGCCGTGGCGATCGGCGATCTCGACGCGGAGCTTGCCGTGGAGACGGCTGGTGCCATCGGCGCGCATGCCGGTGGCCGACTGCTAGGGCTGTCTCTCGATGTCACCGACACACATTCCTTCGAAGACTTCCTGCGCACCGTTGAGACCCAGCTGGGGCCGATCGACGTACTGATCAACAACGCCGGAATCATGTGGGTGGGCCCCTTCGAGGAGGAACCGGAGGAAGCCGCCCTGCGCCAGTTCGACGTCAACGTCCACGGCGTACTGCGTGGGATGAAACTCGTGATCCCGGGGATGCGGAAACGCGGTCGCGGCCACGTGGTGAACATCGCCTCCGCCGCCAGCAAGGTCGCCCCGGCCGGCGAGGCGACCTACGCGGCGACGAAGCACGCCATCCACGGCTACAGCACAGCCGTCCGCGCCGAACTGCGCGGCACTGGTGTGTACGTGTCCTTGGTGATGCCCGGCGTCGTGGACACCGAGCTGGCCGTGGGTACCGCGACCGGCCCCACCCGACGCCTGACGGCAGATCAGGTAGCCAACGCGGTGCTCGACGTCGTGCTGCGCCCGCGGTTCGAGGTCTTCATTCCACGCCAGGTAGCCACCCTGACCCGGTTGGCCGCGCTGCTGCCAGGCCGTGCCCGCGACGCCCTGCATCACCTCCTTGTCCCCGACCAGCTCGCCGCCCTGTCCGACCGGTCGGTCCGCGCGGCCTACGAGCAGCGCACCCGGACCGCCCGCTGCCCCGAAGGATGA
- a CDS encoding alpha/beta fold hydrolase: MTGPAARRIAADGVELAAYQWGASTAPPVVLVHGYPDTSAVWRPVAERLADRFHVTAFDVRGAGASHRPRGLRAYRMSRLEADLEAVLDAVSPDRPVHLVGHDWGSIHSWESVTGTRLAGRIASFTSISGPCLDHVGHMIRARLRPRHPDLPKMLRQAARSWYIAYFHLPLLPALTWRALGHRWRTFLTGSQGVPGHTPYPAPTLARDAVSGTALYRANMLPRLLRPRDRPTTVPIQLIIPTRDFCVTPVLSYGVEHWTRQIQRRPIDAGHWVQLSHPQEIASRIAEFANRIEDGSRRNPDHTAHQI; the protein is encoded by the coding sequence ATGACCGGCCCGGCCGCCCGCCGGATCGCTGCGGACGGCGTGGAGTTGGCCGCCTACCAATGGGGAGCGTCCACGGCTCCTCCGGTAGTGCTGGTCCACGGCTATCCGGACACCAGCGCCGTGTGGCGCCCGGTCGCCGAGCGCCTGGCCGACCGCTTCCACGTCACCGCCTTCGACGTGCGGGGAGCCGGTGCCTCCCACCGGCCCAGGGGTCTGCGCGCCTACCGGATGTCCCGCCTGGAAGCCGACCTGGAGGCGGTTCTCGACGCCGTGAGCCCCGACCGCCCGGTGCACCTGGTCGGACACGACTGGGGATCGATCCACTCCTGGGAGTCGGTCACCGGCACCCGCCTGGCCGGGCGGATCGCCTCGTTCACCTCCATCTCCGGACCCTGCCTGGACCACGTCGGCCACATGATCCGTGCCCGCCTTCGGCCGCGGCATCCGGATCTGCCGAAGATGCTGCGGCAGGCCGCACGGTCCTGGTACATCGCCTACTTCCATCTTCCGCTCCTGCCCGCCCTGACCTGGAGAGCACTGGGACACCGCTGGCGCACCTTCCTCACCGGCTCCCAAGGCGTGCCCGGGCACACCCCCTACCCCGCGCCGACGCTGGCCCGCGACGCCGTGTCCGGCACCGCGCTGTACCGCGCCAACATGCTGCCCCGCCTGCTGCGTCCCCGGGACCGGCCGACCACCGTCCCGATTCAGCTCATCATCCCCACCCGCGACTTCTGCGTCACCCCGGTGCTGTCGTACGGAGTGGAGCACTGGACGCGCCAGATACAACGGCGCCCGATCGACGCCGGGCACTGGGTACAGCTCAGCCACCCCCAGGAGATCGCGTCCCGGATCGCGGAATTCGCCAACCGCATCGAAGACGGCTCCCGCCGCAATCCGGACCACACCGCGCACCAGATCTGA